The following are from one region of the Erwinia billingiae Eb661 genome:
- the rsmG gene encoding 16S rRNA (guanine(527)-N(7))-methyltransferase RsmG yields MINKLTSLLKAATISLSDQQKNQLVGYVEMLHKWNKAYNLTSVRDPEQMLIRHIMDSIVVEPHLQGSRFIDVGTGPGLPGVPLAIVRPDAHFTLLDSLGKRIRFLKQVQHELKLVNIEPVQSRVEDFPAEPPFDGVISRAFASLNDMLNWCHHLPGEKGQFYALKGVVPDDELATLPAGFAVDRVVKLAVPQLEGERHLIVVNVTK; encoded by the coding sequence GTGATTAATAAACTCACTTCGCTGCTTAAAGCGGCTACTATTTCTCTGTCCGATCAGCAAAAAAACCAGCTGGTGGGCTATGTTGAAATGCTGCACAAGTGGAATAAAGCCTACAATCTGACGTCAGTGCGTGACCCTGAGCAGATGCTGATCCGCCATATCATGGACAGCATTGTGGTTGAGCCACACCTGCAGGGCAGCCGCTTTATTGATGTCGGCACCGGTCCCGGCCTGCCAGGCGTACCCTTAGCGATTGTCCGGCCTGACGCGCATTTCACCCTGCTGGACAGCTTAGGCAAGCGCATACGCTTCCTGAAGCAGGTTCAGCATGAGCTGAAGCTGGTGAACATAGAGCCAGTGCAGAGTAGGGTAGAGGACTTTCCTGCGGAGCCACCGTTTGATGGCGTGATTAGCCGGGCCTTTGCTTCACTGAACGATATGCTCAACTGGTGCCACCATTTGCCAGGCGAAAAAGGCCAGTTTTATGCCCTGAAAGGCGTCGTTCCTGACGATGAACTGGCGACATTACCGGCGGGATTTGCTGTTGATCGGGTGGTCAAATTAGCGGTTCCTCAGCTGGAAGGTGAGCGTCATTTGATTGTGGTTAACGTGACGAAATAA